In Sphingomonas crocodyli, the genomic window CATCCTCTCTAGGCGATCGCGCCGAACCGCGCAGTTCGCAATTTCGCGACTATGTTATGCCTGATGTCATGCGGGAAGCCCCTCGCCAGCCGCGCCCGCGTGGCGCAGCATCCAATCCAAGATAGAATCGAGGAGAGACGCATGAGCAGCACCCCCAGCATCGACTTCACGACCCGCGGGCCGAGCGAGAAGACATGGGAACGCGCCGAGGTGGAGGCCGCCTTCCAGCGCTTCTGGTACGAAGGCTGCGTCAAGGAGGACTGGAACGCCTGGCTCGACAGCTTCACCCCCGATGTCGACTATGTCGATCATTTCTGGGGTCCACTGAAGGGCCGCGAAGAGGTGTCGATCTGGATCGAGGCGGTGATGAAGGGCGTGCCCGAAATCTACACTGTGCTCGATTGGTACACGATCGATAACGATGTGGTGGTGTTCCATTGCCAGAACCGCCGCGACAATCCGAATTACGGCAAGCCGGGCGAGACAGGGCCGGCTTACTGGGATTTCCCCGGCCTCTCCGTGCTGCGTTATGGCGGCGACGG contains:
- a CDS encoding nuclear transport factor 2 family protein produces the protein MSSTPSIDFTTRGPSEKTWERAEVEAAFQRFWYEGCVKEDWNAWLDSFTPDVDYVDHFWGPLKGREEVSIWIEAVMKGVPEIYTVLDWYTIDNDVVVFHCQNRRDNPNYGKPGETGPAYWDFPGLSVLRYGGDGRFCSEEDYWDRSGARKTAIDYAAACERAGAHTKESRMLRGYWPASPAWARIDEAPSPSWSGRTDVPSITKPAELRALLGRG